Proteins from a single region of Pseudomonas sp. BSw22131:
- a CDS encoding TRAP transporter small permease, with protein MKNTLLRINDRIYQLCIGIAGLSVLTMTLIIPWGIFTRYVLGSGSSWPEPTSILLMVVFTFFGAAASYRAGAHMAVAMAVERMPAPVRTLAAVLVQVLMAVVCLFMITKGFKLSFNTWNQFLGEMPGLRVGISYLPIPIGGVLTLIFVLEKLLLGDQSHRRVVRFDVLEESEGAA; from the coding sequence ATGAAAAATACGCTGTTGCGCATCAACGACAGGATCTACCAGCTCTGCATCGGCATCGCCGGGCTGTCCGTGCTGACCATGACCCTGATCATCCCGTGGGGCATTTTTACACGCTACGTACTGGGCAGCGGATCAAGCTGGCCGGAACCCACCTCGATCCTGCTGATGGTGGTGTTTACCTTCTTTGGCGCCGCCGCCAGTTACCGGGCCGGCGCACACATGGCGGTGGCGATGGCGGTCGAGCGCATGCCCGCCCCCGTACGCACATTGGCAGCGGTGCTGGTGCAGGTGCTGATGGCCGTGGTGTGCCTGTTCATGATCACCAAAGGTTTCAAGCTCAGCTTCAACACCTGGAATCAGTTCCTCGGGGAAATGCCTGGGTTGCGGGTGGGCATTTCTTATCTGCCTATTCCGATTGGCGGCGTGCTGACGCTGATCTTCGTGCTGGAAAAGCTGTTGCTGGGCGATCAAAGCCACCGCCGCGTGGTGCGCTTCGACGTGCTCGAAGAAAGCGAAGGAGCGGCATAA
- a CDS encoding TRAP transporter substrate-binding protein yields the protein MDFKRTLLAVALPLAFGLSGMAQAEIKIKFAEVHPAGYPPVVAEQQMGKKLEEQSKGEITFKMFAGGVLGSEKEVVEQVQTNAVQMTRVSLGIVGPVVPDVNVFNLPFVFRDQAHMRKIIDGEIGQEILDKITNSEFNLVALAWMDGGTRNLYTKKPVRDIADLKGMKIRVQGNPVFIDTINDMGGNGIAMATGEIFSALQTGVIDGAENNPPTLLEHNHYQSAKFYTLTEHLILPEPVVMSKITWKKLSADQQKLVQTLAREAQMEERVLWDKKSAEAETTLKAAGVEFITLSPAQKKAFFDATQPVRDKYGAPYKDLISRIEAVQ from the coding sequence ATGGACTTCAAACGCACGTTGCTCGCCGTCGCACTTCCGCTGGCCTTTGGTCTCTCGGGCATGGCCCAGGCTGAAATCAAGATCAAGTTCGCCGAGGTCCATCCAGCGGGTTATCCGCCCGTGGTGGCCGAACAGCAGATGGGCAAGAAGCTTGAAGAACAAAGCAAAGGCGAGATCACCTTCAAGATGTTTGCCGGCGGCGTGCTCGGCTCCGAGAAAGAAGTGGTCGAGCAAGTTCAGACCAACGCCGTGCAGATGACCCGCGTCAGCCTCGGTATCGTTGGCCCCGTGGTTCCAGACGTGAACGTGTTCAACCTGCCCTTCGTGTTCCGTGATCAGGCCCACATGCGCAAGATCATCGACGGCGAAATCGGCCAGGAAATCCTCGATAAAATCACCAACTCCGAATTCAATCTGGTCGCGCTGGCGTGGATGGATGGCGGCACGCGCAACCTGTACACCAAGAAGCCGGTCCGCGACATCGCCGACCTCAAAGGCATGAAGATCCGCGTGCAAGGCAACCCGGTGTTTATCGACACCATCAACGACATGGGCGGCAACGGCATCGCCATGGCCACCGGCGAAATCTTCAGCGCCCTGCAAACCGGCGTAATCGATGGCGCCGAAAACAACCCGCCCACCCTCCTCGAACACAACCACTACCAGAGCGCCAAGTTCTACACCCTGACCGAGCACCTGATCCTGCCGGAACCGGTGGTGATGTCGAAAATCACCTGGAAAAAGCTCAGCGCCGACCAACAGAAACTGGTGCAGACCCTGGCACGTGAAGCACAGATGGAAGAGCGCGTGCTGTGGGACAAAAAGTCAGCCGAAGCCGAGACCACACTCAAGGCCGCCGGCGTGGAATTCATCACCCTCAGCCCTGCGCAGAAGAAGGCGTTTTTTGACGCCACCCAGCCAGTGCGCGACAAGTACGGAGCGCCGTACAAAGACCTGATCAGCCGTATCGAAGCCGTTCAGTAA
- a CDS encoding glucurono-1,5-lactonase, with amino-acid sequence MPAQLIVDARNATGESPVWRPEEQALYWVDIPAQRLHRWSPLDNLTLTWEAPQMIACIARYGDGSWIAGMQTGLFRVHPNADGTLAASLLIDVEHARDGMRFNDGRCDRQGRFWAGTMFMDMAANAVVGAMYRYDAGQTTPLTPQLTDFIVPNGLGFSPDGTIMYLSDSHPTVQKIWAFDYDIDTGTPSNRRVFVDMNQFPGRPDGGAVDADGCYWICGNDAGLIHRFTPAGKLDRSLAVPVKKPAMCAFGGKDLDTLFVTSIRPGGDISDQPLAGGVFALQPGVKGLEEPSFKG; translated from the coding sequence ATGCCAGCTCAACTGATAGTCGACGCGCGCAATGCCACCGGTGAAAGCCCGGTGTGGCGCCCTGAGGAGCAGGCGCTTTACTGGGTCGATATTCCAGCCCAACGCCTGCACCGCTGGAGCCCGCTGGACAACCTGACGCTCACTTGGGAGGCGCCGCAAATGATCGCCTGCATTGCCCGATACGGCGATGGCAGCTGGATCGCCGGGATGCAGACCGGCTTGTTTCGTGTGCATCCCAATGCAGATGGAACGCTCGCTGCAAGCCTGTTGATCGATGTCGAACATGCCCGCGACGGCATGCGCTTCAACGACGGCCGATGCGACCGGCAAGGGCGTTTCTGGGCGGGCACCATGTTCATGGACATGGCCGCCAACGCGGTGGTCGGCGCGATGTACCGCTACGACGCCGGGCAGACCACTCCTCTGACGCCGCAACTGACGGACTTCATCGTCCCCAACGGCCTGGGTTTCAGCCCCGACGGCACGATCATGTACCTCTCGGATTCCCACCCGACCGTTCAGAAAATCTGGGCGTTCGATTACGACATCGACACCGGCACACCCAGCAATCGCCGAGTATTCGTGGACATGAACCAGTTCCCTGGCCGCCCCGATGGCGGTGCGGTAGACGCCGACGGCTGTTACTGGATCTGCGGCAACGACGCCGGCCTGATCCATCGCTTTACCCCGGCGGGCAAGCTGGACCGCTCTCTCGCCGTACCGGTCAAGAAACCGGCCATGTGCGCGTTCGGCGGCAAAGACCTGGACACCCTCTTCGTCACCTCGATCCGCCCGGGCGGCGACATCAGCGATCAACCGCTGGCCGGTGGCGTTTTCGCTTTGCAGCCTGGCGTCAAAGGGCTCGAAGAACCGTCTTTCAAGGGCTGA
- a CDS encoding NAD-dependent epimerase/dehydratase family protein — translation MTNTTPAQTPFNRLLLTGAAGGLGKVLRETLRPYTHILRLSDISEMAPATGSHEEIQTCDLSDKAAVHQLVEGVDAIVHFGGVSVERPFEEILGANISGTFHIYEAARRHGVKRVIFASSNHVIGFYRQDEKIDASAAKRPDSYYGLSKSYGEDMASFYFDRYGIETVSIRIGSSFPEPQNRRMMSTWLSYDDLTQLIYRGLTAPNVGHTVVYGASDNRDLWWDNRLASYLGYSPKDTSEGFRAQVEAQPMPAANDPTMVYQGGAFVEAGPFGDD, via the coding sequence ATGACCAATACCACGCCTGCCCAGACTCCCTTCAATCGGCTGCTGCTCACCGGCGCCGCAGGTGGTTTGGGCAAAGTCTTGCGCGAAACCCTGCGCCCCTACACCCATATTCTCCGTCTGTCCGATATATCGGAAATGGCCCCCGCCACGGGCAGCCACGAAGAAATCCAGACCTGCGATCTGTCCGACAAGGCCGCCGTTCACCAACTGGTCGAAGGCGTCGACGCCATCGTGCATTTCGGCGGTGTGTCGGTTGAGCGCCCGTTCGAAGAAATTCTCGGCGCCAACATCAGCGGTACTTTCCACATTTACGAAGCGGCGCGCAGGCACGGTGTGAAGCGGGTGATCTTCGCCAGCTCCAACCATGTCATCGGCTTCTATCGCCAGGATGAAAAAATCGACGCCAGCGCGGCCAAACGCCCCGACAGTTACTACGGGCTGTCCAAGTCCTATGGCGAAGACATGGCCAGCTTCTACTTTGATCGCTACGGCATCGAAACCGTCAGCATCCGCATCGGCTCCTCATTCCCGGAACCGCAAAACCGTCGAATGATGAGCACCTGGCTCAGCTACGACGACCTCACGCAGTTGATCTATCGCGGGCTGACCGCGCCGAACGTCGGACACACCGTGGTTTACGGGGCTTCCGACAATCGCGATCTCTGGTGGGACAACCGCCTCGCCAGCTATTTGGGCTACTCGCCGAAGGACACTTCCGAAGGTTTTCGTGCGCAAGTCGAGGCGCAGCCAATGCCGGCAGCCAACGACCCGACGATGGTTTATCAGGGCGGTGCGTTTGTGGAAGCAGGACCGTTCGGCGACGACTGA
- a CDS encoding OprD family porin — MATFNTRTLVLWSTASAALALPVLGQAEGFVEDTKASLNLRNAYFNRNFTNPDYPNAAAPQGKAEEWTQNFILDVKSGFTQGTVGFGVDVLGLYSQKLDGGKGTGGTQLLPIHDDGRPADNFGRFGVAGKARISKTELKVGEWMPVLPILRSDDGRSLPQTFRGGQVTSREFSGLSLYGGQFRGNSPRNDASMEDMSLNGRGAFTSDRFNFGGGEYQFNEKRTQVGVWYAQLEDIYNQKFINVIHAQPIGDVTLAANLGYFWGEEDGSKLAGDLDNKTAYALLSAKYLGNTFYVGLQKVSGDNGWFRVNGTSGGTLANDSYNASYDNAKERSWQLRHDLDFAVLGVPGLTLMNRYISGDNVHTGAITDGKEWGRESELAYTVQSGAFKTLNVRWRNSSIRRDFSTNEFDENRLFISYPISLL; from the coding sequence ATGGCAACCTTCAACACCCGCACACTTGTCCTCTGGAGCACCGCCAGCGCCGCTCTCGCGCTTCCCGTATTGGGTCAGGCCGAAGGCTTTGTCGAAGACACCAAAGCGTCGCTCAACCTGCGCAACGCGTACTTCAATCGCAACTTCACCAACCCCGACTACCCGAACGCTGCGGCACCGCAAGGCAAGGCCGAAGAGTGGACGCAGAACTTCATTCTCGACGTTAAATCCGGCTTCACTCAGGGCACTGTCGGCTTCGGTGTGGACGTGCTGGGGCTGTATTCGCAGAAGCTCGACGGCGGCAAAGGCACGGGGGGAACGCAGTTGTTGCCGATCCACGATGACGGCCGGCCCGCCGATAACTTCGGCCGCTTTGGTGTAGCCGGCAAGGCGCGCATTTCCAAGACCGAACTGAAAGTCGGTGAATGGATGCCCGTGTTGCCCATCCTGCGCTCGGACGATGGCCGCTCTTTGCCACAGACCTTTCGCGGAGGCCAGGTCACCTCCCGAGAGTTCTCGGGTTTGAGCCTCTACGGCGGTCAGTTTCGCGGCAACAGCCCGCGCAACGATGCGAGCATGGAAGACATGTCGCTCAACGGTCGCGGTGCGTTTACCTCGGACCGCTTCAACTTCGGTGGCGGTGAATACCAGTTCAACGAGAAACGCACGCAAGTCGGCGTGTGGTACGCGCAACTCGAAGACATCTACAACCAGAAGTTCATCAATGTCATACACGCCCAGCCCATTGGCGATGTCACGCTGGCTGCCAACCTCGGTTATTTCTGGGGCGAAGAAGACGGCAGCAAACTGGCGGGCGACCTCGACAACAAGACCGCCTACGCGCTGCTTTCGGCCAAGTATCTGGGCAACACTTTTTACGTCGGGCTGCAAAAGGTCAGCGGCGATAACGGCTGGTTCCGTGTCAATGGCACCAGCGGTGGCACTCTCGCCAACGACAGCTACAACGCCAGCTACGACAACGCAAAAGAGCGCTCGTGGCAACTGCGTCACGACCTGGATTTTGCCGTCCTGGGTGTGCCCGGCCTGACCCTGATGAACCGCTACATCAGCGGCGACAACGTGCACACCGGCGCGATCACCGACGGCAAGGAATGGGGACGGGAATCGGAACTGGCCTATACCGTGCAGAGCGGCGCGTTCAAAACCCTGAACGTCAGGTGGCGCAATTCGAGCATTCGTCGAGACTTCAGCACCAATGAGTTCGACGAAAACCGGCTGTTCATCAGCTATCCGATCTCACTGCTGTAG
- a CDS encoding substrate-binding domain-containing protein: MTTRAKKGLSTVVCSLALAIACGSAVTAQAADAAKTGPMKIGASFQEINNPYFVTMKAALEDATKSIGAELLVTDARHDVSKQLSDIEDMLQKGIDILIINPTDSVGVQSAVKQAHDKGVVVVAVDAQADGPLDSFVGSKNYDAGVQACEYLAKNIGGKGDVGILDGIAVVPILERVRGCKDALAKHPEIKIVSIQNGKQERDQALSVTENMLQAQPNLKGLFSVNDNGSLGALAAIESSGMDVKLTSVDGAPEAIKEIQKPGSKFIATSAQYPRDQVRLALGIALAKKWGSQVPKAIPVDILLVDQAKAKTFSW, from the coding sequence ATGACAACTCGCGCCAAAAAAGGCTTATCAACGGTCGTGTGCTCCCTCGCTTTAGCCATCGCGTGCGGCAGTGCCGTCACTGCTCAGGCCGCTGATGCAGCCAAGACAGGCCCGATGAAAATCGGTGCTTCGTTCCAGGAAATCAACAACCCCTATTTCGTGACCATGAAGGCCGCCCTTGAGGACGCCACCAAAAGCATTGGTGCCGAACTGCTGGTCACCGACGCCCGTCACGACGTCTCCAAGCAGCTCAGTGATATCGAAGACATGCTGCAAAAGGGCATCGATATTCTGATCATCAACCCGACTGATTCAGTAGGTGTGCAGTCCGCCGTAAAACAGGCGCATGACAAAGGCGTGGTCGTTGTCGCGGTAGACGCACAGGCTGACGGCCCGCTGGATTCCTTCGTCGGCTCGAAAAACTACGACGCAGGCGTTCAGGCGTGTGAATACCTGGCCAAGAACATCGGCGGTAAAGGCGATGTAGGGATCCTCGACGGCATCGCTGTGGTGCCAATCCTTGAGCGCGTTCGCGGTTGCAAGGACGCGCTGGCCAAGCACCCCGAAATCAAGATCGTCAGCATTCAGAACGGCAAGCAGGAACGTGATCAGGCGCTCAGCGTGACTGAAAACATGCTGCAGGCGCAGCCCAACCTCAAAGGGCTGTTCAGCGTCAACGACAACGGATCGCTAGGCGCGTTGGCTGCCATCGAGTCCAGCGGCATGGACGTCAAGCTGACCAGCGTCGATGGCGCGCCGGAAGCCATCAAGGAAATCCAGAAACCGGGCAGCAAGTTCATCGCCACTTCCGCCCAGTACCCGCGCGATCAGGTGCGGCTGGCGCTCGGTATCGCATTGGCCAAGAAGTGGGGCTCGCAAGTGCCCAAGGCTATCCCCGTCGATATCTTGCTGGTGGATCAGGCCAAGGCCAAAACCTTCTCCTGGTGA
- a CDS encoding sugar ABC transporter ATP-binding protein — MSSLLQLENICKSYPGVHALKSINLQVERGEIHALLGENGAGKSTLMKILAGVEHQDQGSILIDGAVQHFATYNEAIAAGIGIVFQEFSLIPYLNAVENIFLGHEIVNGFGLLRKNEMREKAIALFDRLGVSINLDCSVQHLSVAEQQFVEIAKALALEARLLILDEPTATLTPSEAELLFDIMRELKSQGVAVIFISHHLEEIFQVCDRISVLRDGSNVGALTVADSDIDTLVEMMVGRRLEASFPPKTSTAVSEVLLEVRDIQLTKNGPHNSFKLHKGEILGFAGLVGSGRTELALGVIGALSVVSKDVLLRGQPVSLSDPADALANGIGLLPESRKSEGLIVDFSIRENISLNNLGKYEGHSHLLDRRKENDTTADLMKQLSIKAPTCESRVLNLSGGNQQKVVIARWINHHCDILIFDEPTRGIDVGAKAEIYTLMRKLTEQGFAIIMISSELPEIIGMCDRVAVFHKGAIVNVLETSNINPQEVMRHATGSLNSEYVH, encoded by the coding sequence ATGAGCAGCCTTCTGCAATTGGAAAACATCTGTAAAAGCTATCCCGGCGTGCACGCACTCAAGTCGATCAACCTGCAGGTCGAGCGTGGCGAGATTCATGCGTTGCTGGGTGAAAACGGTGCGGGCAAATCGACCCTCATGAAGATCCTCGCAGGCGTCGAACATCAGGATCAGGGCAGCATTCTGATCGATGGCGCCGTGCAGCATTTTGCGACCTACAACGAAGCCATCGCGGCTGGCATCGGCATCGTGTTTCAGGAATTCAGCCTGATCCCGTACCTCAATGCAGTGGAAAATATTTTCCTCGGTCACGAGATCGTCAACGGCTTCGGCCTGCTGCGCAAAAACGAGATGCGCGAAAAAGCAATCGCGCTGTTTGATCGCCTGGGCGTGAGTATCAACCTGGACTGTTCGGTGCAGCATTTGAGCGTCGCCGAGCAGCAGTTTGTGGAGATCGCCAAGGCCCTGGCCCTCGAAGCGCGCTTGCTGATCCTCGATGAACCCACTGCCACGCTTACACCGTCCGAAGCCGAGCTGTTGTTCGACATCATGCGCGAGCTGAAAAGCCAGGGCGTGGCGGTGATCTTTATCTCGCACCATCTGGAAGAAATCTTCCAGGTGTGCGACCGCATCAGTGTGTTGCGCGATGGCAGCAATGTCGGCGCGCTGACGGTGGCTGACAGCGACATCGACACCTTGGTCGAAATGATGGTCGGGCGGCGTCTGGAAGCCAGCTTTCCGCCCAAAACTTCCACCGCCGTCAGTGAAGTGCTGCTGGAGGTGCGCGACATTCAGCTGACAAAAAACGGCCCGCACAACAGCTTCAAATTGCACAAGGGCGAGATTCTTGGTTTTGCCGGGCTGGTGGGCTCGGGGCGCACGGAGCTGGCGCTTGGCGTCATCGGCGCATTGTCGGTGGTCAGCAAGGACGTCTTGCTGCGCGGGCAGCCGGTCAGTCTGAGCGACCCTGCTGACGCACTCGCCAATGGCATCGGCCTGTTGCCCGAGAGCCGCAAAAGCGAAGGGCTGATTGTGGATTTCAGCATTCGCGAGAACATTTCCCTGAACAACCTCGGCAAGTACGAAGGCCACAGCCATCTGCTGGACCGGCGCAAGGAAAACGACACCACCGCTGACTTGATGAAGCAGCTGTCGATCAAGGCGCCGACCTGCGAAAGCCGGGTGCTGAACCTCAGCGGTGGCAACCAGCAGAAGGTGGTGATCGCACGCTGGATCAATCACCACTGCGACATTCTGATTTTCGACGAACCGACCCGAGGCATCGACGTTGGTGCCAAGGCCGAAATCTATACCCTGATGCGCAAACTCACTGAGCAAGGCTTCGCGATCATCATGATCTCCTCGGAATTGCCGGAAATCATCGGCATGTGCGATCGCGTGGCGGTGTTTCACAAGGGCGCAATCGTCAACGTGCTGGAGACATCGAACATCAACCCGCAAGAGGTGATGCGCCATGCCACCGGGAGTCTGAACAGTGAATACGTCCATTAA
- a CDS encoding ABC transporter permease: MNTQPGRMKLNFAQLIRSPAFYPFVGLLVVTVFMIFASDKFLTGANLENIARQVSINAIIAVGMTCVILTGGIDLSVGPVMALSGTLTTGLMVAGVPPPIAILIGLLIGVGFGVGNGIFVAYLKMPPIIVTLATMGIARGLGLMYTDGYPISGMPDWFSWFGRGTLFGIQVPILIMLATYFVAWVLLQHTRIGRYVYAIGGNEEAVRLSGVRASRFKLLVYSISGLTAAIAGLVLSSRLMSGQPNAGVGFELDAIAAVVLGGASIAGGRGVIVGTLVGAMLLGVLNNGLNMLGVSPYVQSVIKGGIILLAIFISRQRHK, from the coding sequence ATGAACACTCAACCCGGCCGGATGAAACTCAACTTCGCCCAACTGATCCGCTCGCCGGCGTTTTATCCGTTTGTCGGGCTGTTGGTGGTGACGGTCTTCATGATCTTCGCCAGCGACAAATTCCTGACCGGCGCGAACCTGGAGAACATTGCCCGGCAGGTGTCGATCAACGCGATCATCGCGGTCGGCATGACCTGCGTGATTCTCACAGGTGGCATCGATTTGTCGGTCGGGCCGGTGATGGCGTTATCCGGCACCTTGACCACCGGTTTGATGGTTGCGGGCGTTCCACCACCGATTGCGATCCTCATCGGTTTGCTGATTGGCGTGGGTTTTGGCGTTGGCAACGGGATCTTCGTGGCGTACCTGAAAATGCCGCCGATCATTGTCACCCTCGCGACCATGGGCATCGCGCGGGGGCTGGGCTTGATGTACACCGATGGCTACCCGATTTCCGGCATGCCCGACTGGTTCTCCTGGTTCGGTCGCGGAACGCTGTTCGGGATTCAGGTGCCGATCCTGATCATGCTGGCGACGTACTTCGTGGCCTGGGTGCTGCTGCAACACACCCGCATCGGGCGTTACGTGTACGCCATTGGCGGCAACGAGGAAGCGGTGCGTCTGTCAGGCGTCCGGGCGTCACGATTCAAGCTGCTGGTGTATTCGATCAGCGGCCTGACCGCTGCGATTGCCGGGCTGGTGCTGTCGTCCCGACTGATGAGCGGACAGCCCAATGCCGGCGTCGGTTTTGAGCTGGACGCCATTGCAGCCGTGGTGCTTGGCGGCGCCTCGATTGCCGGTGGTCGCGGCGTGATTGTCGGAACGTTGGTGGGTGCCATGCTTTTAGGTGTGCTCAACAACGGATTGAACATGCTCGGCGTCTCGCCCTATGTGCAGAGCGTGATCAAGGGCGGGATTATTTTGCTGGCGATTTTCATCAGCCGGCAGCGGCATAAGTAG
- a CDS encoding alcohol dehydrogenase catalytic domain-containing protein produces the protein MEQNTQNTMQAVVCHAPKDYRLERVGMPQARANELVIRIGACGICASDCKCHSGAAMFWGGESPWVKAPVIPGHEFFGYVEQLGEGAEEHFGVKVGDKVIAEQIVPCEKCKFCKTGKYWMCEVHNIFGFQKDVAEGGMAQFMRIPKTAIVHKIPESVSLEDSALIEPMACSIHTVNRGDVQLDDVLVIAGAGTLGLCMVQVAALKTPKKLVVIDMVDERLELAKKYGADVVINPSRDDAKAIINGLTDGYGCDVYIETTGVPIGVTQGLDLIRKLGRFVEFSVFGAETSADWSIIGDRKELDVRGAHLGPYCYPVAIDLFERGLVTSKGIVTHDFGLDDYAEAFALADSTKSIKVLLKPVIG, from the coding sequence ATGGAACAAAACACACAAAACACCATGCAAGCCGTCGTCTGCCATGCGCCCAAAGATTACCGTCTGGAGCGTGTCGGCATGCCTCAGGCCCGGGCCAATGAGCTGGTGATCCGCATCGGCGCCTGCGGCATCTGCGCCAGCGATTGCAAATGCCACTCCGGCGCGGCGATGTTCTGGGGCGGCGAGAGCCCGTGGGTGAAGGCCCCGGTCATTCCCGGTCACGAGTTTTTCGGTTACGTGGAACAACTGGGTGAGGGCGCAGAGGAACACTTCGGCGTGAAGGTTGGCGACAAGGTGATCGCCGAGCAGATCGTGCCGTGCGAGAAGTGCAAGTTCTGCAAAACCGGCAAGTACTGGATGTGCGAAGTGCACAACATTTTCGGCTTCCAGAAAGACGTCGCTGAAGGCGGCATGGCGCAGTTCATGCGTATTCCCAAGACCGCCATCGTGCACAAGATCCCGGAATCCGTTTCACTGGAAGACTCGGCGCTGATCGAGCCGATGGCGTGCTCCATTCATACCGTCAACCGTGGCGACGTGCAGCTCGACGACGTGCTGGTGATTGCGGGTGCCGGGACGTTGGGGCTGTGCATGGTGCAAGTCGCGGCCCTGAAAACGCCGAAAAAACTGGTGGTCATCGACATGGTCGACGAGCGTCTGGAGCTGGCGAAGAAATACGGCGCTGACGTGGTGATCAACCCAAGCCGCGACGACGCCAAGGCAATCATCAACGGCCTGACCGATGGCTACGGCTGTGACGTTTACATCGAAACCACTGGCGTACCGATCGGCGTTACCCAAGGGCTGGACCTGATTCGCAAGCTGGGACGTTTTGTGGAGTTCAGTGTGTTCGGGGCAGAAACCAGTGCCGACTGGTCGATCATTGGCGACCGCAAAGAACTCGACGTGCGCGGCGCGCATCTGGGGCCGTATTGCTATCCGGTGGCCATCGACCTGTTCGAACGCGGCCTTGTCACCTCCAAAGGCATCGTTACCCACGACTTCGGCCTGGACGACTACGCCGAAGCCTTCGCGCTGGCGGACTCGACCAAGTCGATCAAAGTGCTGCTAAAACCGGTCATAGGCTAA
- a CDS encoding FGGY-family carbohydrate kinase, translated as MDYVIGVDIGTQSTKALLVDAEGRIVAQHSHSYKVDTPKPRWAEQWPQVWLDAVEVCIAGCMRKAGVAKDSVKSLCVSSLYGGSGIAVDAQIKPLYPCLIWMDRRAGEQVEWVNQHVDLERLYDITGNSVDSYYGFTKMLWLKDKQPRIWEQTRYLLPPNSYINYCLTGEVAVDHSSAGNIGGVYDVAKRQWSPEMLDALGIPLSMMPERLVHSGDVVGGLLEAWADRLGLQAGIPLLGGGVDAAMATFAAGVTEAGNHVAMIGTSMCWGYLNQHVDARHGLVSFPHVFNGAEDLYIFGGAITAGASVSWFREQFCQGEEQQSRETGEDSHVILERAANKIPAGSDGLLFLPYLMGERSPVWDAKASGSFVGLNLYHTRTHLYRAVLEGVTFALRHNIEAGTRGAQSLDPRLIVVGGASHSDLWMQIIADVTGYPVYTIVQEVEAALGAALLAAQAVGLVDEAQVRKGWVELEKRAEPQAANVELYSRMFADYVALYPALKPIMHRLQGASS; from the coding sequence ATGGACTACGTCATCGGCGTCGACATCGGCACCCAGAGTACCAAAGCCCTATTGGTAGACGCCGAGGGACGCATCGTCGCTCAGCACAGCCACAGCTATAAAGTCGACACGCCCAAACCGCGATGGGCCGAGCAGTGGCCGCAGGTTTGGCTGGACGCGGTGGAAGTCTGCATCGCCGGGTGCATGCGCAAAGCCGGCGTAGCCAAAGACAGCGTCAAATCCCTCTGCGTCAGCAGCTTGTATGGCGGTTCGGGGATTGCCGTCGACGCGCAGATCAAACCGCTTTATCCGTGCCTGATCTGGATGGATCGGCGAGCGGGGGAGCAAGTGGAATGGGTCAACCAGCACGTTGATCTTGAGCGCCTTTACGACATCACCGGCAACTCGGTGGACAGCTATTACGGCTTCACCAAAATGCTATGGCTCAAAGACAAACAGCCGCGAATCTGGGAGCAGACTCGCTATCTGCTGCCGCCCAACAGCTACATCAACTATTGCCTGACAGGCGAAGTGGCGGTGGATCACAGCTCGGCGGGCAACATCGGCGGCGTGTATGACGTCGCCAAGCGACAGTGGTCGCCTGAGATGCTCGATGCGTTGGGAATCCCGTTGTCGATGATGCCCGAGCGCCTTGTGCATTCAGGCGATGTGGTGGGCGGCCTGCTTGAAGCGTGGGCCGACAGGCTGGGGCTTCAGGCCGGTATCCCTTTACTTGGCGGCGGTGTCGATGCGGCCATGGCGACGTTCGCGGCAGGCGTCACCGAGGCGGGCAACCATGTGGCAATGATCGGCACCAGCATGTGCTGGGGGTATTTGAATCAGCACGTGGACGCGCGTCACGGTCTGGTCAGCTTCCCGCATGTGTTCAACGGCGCCGAAGACCTCTACATCTTCGGCGGCGCGATCACGGCCGGCGCATCGGTGAGCTGGTTTCGCGAGCAGTTTTGCCAAGGCGAAGAGCAGCAGTCACGCGAGACGGGTGAGGACAGCCACGTCATTCTCGAACGCGCCGCCAACAAGATTCCGGCGGGCAGCGATGGCCTGCTGTTCTTGCCCTACCTGATGGGCGAGCGCAGCCCGGTGTGGGATGCCAAGGCCAGCGGCAGTTTTGTCGGGCTGAACCTGTATCACACCCGCACCCATCTTTATCGCGCGGTGCTTGAGGGCGTGACCTTCGCTCTGCGCCACAACATCGAAGCGGGTACGCGTGGCGCGCAGTCGCTTGATCCACGCTTGATTGTGGTGGGCGGCGCGAGTCATTCGGACTTGTGGATGCAGATCATCGCCGACGTCACGGGCTACCCCGTCTATACCATCGTTCAAGAGGTGGAGGCCGCACTGGGCGCCGCATTGCTGGCGGCGCAGGCGGTCGGTCTGGTAGACGAAGCGCAGGTGCGAAAAGGCTGGGTGGAACTCGAAAAGCGCGCAGAGCCGCAGGCCGCGAACGTAGAACTGTACTCGCGCATGTTTGCCGATTACGTGGCGCTGTATCCCGCGCTTAAACCGATCATGCATCGCCTGCAAGGAGCGTCATCTTGA